The Lycium barbarum isolate Lr01 chromosome 11, ASM1917538v2, whole genome shotgun sequence genome contains the following window.
TTCAGATTTTTCAAATACTAAATCAAagcaattgcgtcgggtttttaaatttataaaccaaaccaaaccaataaaattcgggtttttcaacttagggttttctcgggttattcgattTTTTCGGGTTTTTCCCcgaaaaagtcttcatacaaaacatacgACTTTTACGTCAAATATttatttagtcctagtaagatacgactatataactaaggtgtttcataagaaaataacacaaaatgtgagatgggtgatgatatcgtattaaaatatttaacaaaaaagataataaaatcggttaaaataagtattgctaattaataagccatgacatcgtattaaaatatttaacaaaaaagataataaaatcggttaaaataagtattgctaattaataagccataaataaaatgactttaatataaatactaagttatgctaaaataagtacggctaataattattaattacatgacaaagaaaaaaattaagctatgtaTGTTTacgctctaaaccaattatgcaaaactaaagattagatatccaacattacggtaattcctagtgttagaattgaatttcttttgttagaaCTAGTAttgagttggttttgatttggactttatttgagttaccaACGTCCATGGCTTATAAAACTTAttggcattcaaaattctaagttcaagcttaaaataatatgataaaagacaaaaaactatgaaaaaatttaagaaatatttacaaattacattacaaataaatatttttatgtataaaatattttaaaagtaGAATACACGTAATGTCGGGTcggtttggtttgacttttttttagctaaaatcaaaccaaaccaattatggtcgggtttttttttccggtttgactcgatttatcggtttggtacggtttgtcggtttgctttgtacaccccaATTGTTTTGTTTTGTAAGGTATTGCAATGATAGTCTAATATTTGGTCTGTAAGATTTAACAATATATGAGCAAACATTTGACTGAGTCTAGCATCGCGTCAGAAATAGTAATTTCCTAAGGGCTATATTtgcacaaattttaaaaataggAACAAAATCTAAATGATGGCCTAAAAGAGGACATTTGCGTAAATCAGACAAAATCCAAACTACAATGTAGTCAACACTAGCCCAAATTGGTAAAGCAGCTCATTTTCCACAACTTAGTAACAACACAGACAAACATGACTAGCCCATAGGCAGATTGTAAAACCAAAATTCCACCAATTAATTCCCAAAAGAACCTTATCTTCTCATCAAGACATCTTATCCACACCAACAAAACCTTCACTCCACATTTCCCTCACTCACTATGGCAACAATTCAATTTACAACCTCTCCATCTTTCACCCTCCTTCCACCAAGAAAACAAACCAATCTTGCTGCTATTCAACTAAACAATCCCTGGTCACTCAGAAGAACCGGAAATCGTCGAGTACGGGGCCTTGTCCGGGCTTATAAAGTATTAGTAGAACATGAAGGTAAAACAACAGAGCTAGAAGTTGAACCTGATGAGACAATTTTGTCGAAGGCACTCGACGTTGGCATGTCCGTACCGTACGACTGCAATCTCGGAGTGTGCATGACATGTCCAGCAAAGCTTCTTAGTGGGAAAGTTGATCAAAGTGATGGTATGCTAAGTGATGATGTTGTGGAGAGAGGCTATGCATTACTATGTGCATCTTATCCAAGATCAGATTGCCACATTAGAGTTATACCTGAAGAAGAACTTTTGTCTCTGCAACTAGCAACTGCCGATGACTGATGTAAAACTGATACAAGATGTTGTACTTTTTGAGGAATTCAATGCAAAATTATGTGTTTGTATTGCTATAAATTGTCTTTTTCAAAATACATCATTCGTCGCTGCATAAGGCATTCaaacaaataaatggaaaaaaaaattgctcTTGATCCTATAAAGAT
Protein-coding sequences here:
- the LOC132618536 gene encoding ferredoxin C 1, chloroplastic; its protein translation is MATIQFTTSPSFTLLPPRKQTNLAAIQLNNPWSLRRTGNRRVRGLVRAYKVLVEHEGKTTELEVEPDETILSKALDVGMSVPYDCNLGVCMTCPAKLLSGKVDQSDGMLSDDVVERGYALLCASYPRSDCHIRVIPEEELLSLQLATADD